The Fortiea contorta PCC 7126 genome has a segment encoding these proteins:
- the leuC gene encoding 3-isopropylmalate dehydratase large subunit has translation MSKGTLFDKVWDLHTVGTLPSGLTQLFIGLHLIHEVTSPQAFAMLRERGLKVLFPERTVATVDHIVPTDNQARPFVDILAEEMIEALEQNCQANGITFHNIGSGNQGIVHVIAPELGLTQPGLTIACGDSHTSSHGAFGAIAFGIGTSQVRDVLASQTLALAKLKVRKIEVNGFLKKGVYAKDVILHIIRTLGVKGGVGYAYEFAGTTFEQMNMEERMTVCNMAIEGGARCGYVNPDQITYNYLKDRDFAPKNVDWDKALTWWESIKSDADAEYDDIVVFDAAEIPPTVTWGITPGQGVGVNQFVPKPEELPEEDRFVAEEAYKYMDVLPGQAIKGTKIDVCFIGSCTNGRITDLREAAKIAQGRQVAAGVKAFVVPGSERVKKAAEAEGLDKIFQAAGFEWREPGCSMCLAMNPDKLQGRQISASSSNRNFKGRQGSSSGRTLLMSPAMVATAAIKGEVADVRELL, from the coding sequence ATGAGCAAAGGCACCCTATTCGACAAAGTTTGGGACTTACATACCGTTGGTACACTTCCTTCAGGGCTAACGCAACTATTTATCGGACTACATCTTATCCATGAAGTTACCAGTCCCCAAGCCTTTGCAATGCTACGGGAGAGGGGTCTAAAAGTTTTGTTTCCAGAACGCACCGTAGCCACAGTAGATCATATTGTGCCCACAGACAATCAAGCGCGTCCTTTTGTCGATATTTTGGCAGAGGAAATGATTGAGGCACTAGAGCAGAATTGTCAAGCAAACGGTATCACATTTCATAACATTGGTTCTGGCAATCAGGGAATAGTCCATGTCATCGCCCCAGAATTAGGACTAACTCAACCAGGATTAACCATAGCTTGCGGAGATAGCCACACATCAAGTCATGGTGCATTTGGAGCGATCGCTTTTGGAATAGGTACCAGCCAAGTCCGCGACGTACTCGCCTCCCAGACCCTCGCCCTAGCTAAACTCAAAGTCCGCAAAATCGAAGTCAACGGCTTCCTGAAAAAAGGCGTTTACGCCAAAGATGTTATCCTCCACATCATCCGTACCCTCGGCGTCAAAGGTGGTGTTGGCTACGCTTATGAATTTGCGGGTACAACCTTCGAGCAAATGAACATGGAAGAAAGGATGACAGTCTGCAACATGGCCATAGAAGGTGGAGCACGTTGCGGTTACGTCAATCCCGACCAAATTACTTACAACTACCTTAAAGATCGAGACTTCGCCCCCAAAAATGTAGATTGGGACAAAGCCTTAACTTGGTGGGAATCCATCAAAAGTGATGCTGATGCCGAATATGACGATATAGTCGTCTTCGACGCCGCAGAAATTCCGCCCACAGTTACCTGGGGAATCACCCCCGGTCAAGGTGTCGGCGTTAACCAATTTGTCCCCAAACCAGAAGAACTACCAGAAGAAGACCGCTTCGTCGCTGAAGAAGCTTATAAATACATGGATGTGCTTCCTGGTCAAGCGATCAAAGGCACAAAAATTGATGTCTGCTTTATTGGTAGTTGCACCAACGGACGCATCACCGACCTCAGAGAAGCGGCGAAAATCGCTCAAGGTCGCCAAGTCGCCGCTGGAGTTAAAGCCTTCGTCGTCCCTGGTTCCGAAAGAGTCAAAAAAGCAGCAGAAGCCGAAGGATTAGACAAAATTTTCCAAGCCGCAGGCTTTGAATGGCGCGAACCTGGATGCTCGATGTGTCTAGCCATGAACCCCGACAAACTCCAAGGAAGACAAATCAGTGCTTCCTCATCCAATCGTAACTTTAAAGGTAGACAAGGTTCCTCCTCTGGTCGCACCCTCTTGATGAGTCCAGCCATGGTAGCCACTGCGGCGATTAAAGGTGAAGTTGCAGACGTGCGCGAGTTGCTCTAA
- a CDS encoding glucose 1-dehydrogenase: MKGLKGKNALITGASSGIGQAIAIRLAQEGCNIAINYRKNPEAAEDTEEMALQKACGDIDNCGVKSLLIQGDVSQEEDIVEMVNTVVDKLGSIDILINNAGIQTESSSHEVKTEDFDRVIGVNLRGAYLCARETIKKFLSQNRPGIIINISSVHEIIPRPMYVSYSISKGGMENMTKTLALEYANRGIRVNAIAPGATVTPINEAWTNDPEKQAAVASHIPMGRVGTSAEMAAAVAFLASEEAAYITGQTLFIDGGLTLYADFRETWSA; encoded by the coding sequence ATGAAAGGATTAAAAGGAAAAAATGCCTTAATTACAGGTGCAAGTTCGGGTATTGGACAAGCGATCGCTATTCGTCTCGCCCAAGAAGGTTGTAACATTGCTATTAATTACCGCAAAAATCCCGAAGCTGCGGAAGATACAGAAGAAATGGCTTTGCAAAAAGCCTGCGGCGATATCGACAATTGCGGTGTTAAATCTCTACTGATCCAAGGCGATGTCTCCCAAGAAGAAGACATCGTGGAAATGGTCAACACTGTAGTTGACAAATTGGGCAGTATTGATATTCTCATCAACAACGCCGGAATTCAAACTGAATCTTCATCTCACGAAGTCAAAACCGAAGACTTTGACCGAGTGATCGGCGTCAATCTGCGGGGTGCTTACCTATGCGCCCGTGAAACAATCAAAAAATTCCTCTCCCAAAATCGACCGGGAATCATCATTAATATTTCCAGCGTTCACGAAATTATTCCCCGACCAATGTATGTTAGCTATTCCATCAGTAAAGGTGGGATGGAAAACATGACCAAAACATTAGCCTTGGAATATGCAAACCGAGGTATTCGTGTAAATGCGATCGCACCAGGAGCAACTGTCACCCCCATCAACGAAGCTTGGACTAATGACCCGGAAAAACAAGCTGCTGTAGCCAGTCATATTCCTATGGGTCGCGTGGGAACTTCAGCAGAAATGGCTGCAGCAGTAGCATTTTTAGCATCTGAAGAAGCCGCATACATCACCGGACAAACCCTGTTCATTGACGGAGGACTGACACTCTACGCAGACTTCCGAGAAACTTGGTCTGCGTAG
- a CDS encoding ATP-binding protein, producing MSALQFLLLEANPRDAELVEATLIAGGIDCVLLQIETCADLLAILEADNAINLILADYAVSGSDEITALTIARRLRPDIPFIFISGILGEELAIAAIQQGATDYVLKQRLERLVSAVQQALHTAQVHREQQRTQEVLQKTEAYFRAIANLVPDMLWRNDTRGNTAWYNQRWLDYTGQTMEEAQGYGWLEVIHPEDRAQSLANFQNSVNERCLLRQEHRIRDTKGNYRWFLVQTYPVLDANGNIIQWFGAASDIHEQRLALESLRASEEKYRTLFNITNRKLAEEQLRRAAKFDEFRVALSDALRPLTDPIEIQRAAMRVIGECLQLDRVMYGEINEQEDECVIADNYVANDAPKFVGRFRCEDFGQIIDRLRTGEVSFICDMNDDEEVSALERQSFSAFGILAAIGVPLIKAGRWVSTLGAHSFRPRKWSEDDILLLRETAERTWDAVERARAEAAVAADLEDTQLLHNLATRLVRADDIETLYQEIVTTAIALMRSAAGSLQILDEATQELVLLATQGCSRTFAEHFYRLDASYSTSCGMALSQGKRVFVNFDTPLDADNDDVSRRMHLDAGLVCAQSTPLIARSGKAIGMVSTHWSEHHRLSDRELRFLDLLARQAADVLEQRQAQAKEMQLIQEQAAREQERQRAESLAELDRTKTAFFSNVSHEFRTPLTLILSLLEEALLSLNSEDEQAKSPPSIVQEQLQVVHRNSLRLLKLVNTLLDFSRIEAGRLKTHYQPTNLSSYTAELASLFRSAIEKANLQLIVDCPPLPAPVDIDREMWEKIVLNLLSNALKFTFEGRISISLKVNTANEVELIVSDTGVGIVESELPHLFERFYQVKGANGRSYEGSGIGLSLVQELIKLHGGAIAVTSAVEVGTSFTVTIPIGTAHAIEGDTSTQAATAVTANAFVEEAWSWLPEESESVPVSSESVLVASESVLVANETVPVPSESVLVSSESVPVPSESVLVASETVPVASETVPVASETVQAQNSKKAHILLVDDNADMRDYVHRLLSSRYDVTTVADGVAALAAAQQSSFDLVLSDIMMPKMDGFELLRSLRSDPHTRAMPIILLSARAGEESRVEGLETGADDYLVKPFSARELLARVDVNIKLVQMRREAVYREQVMQAIQTLNERLEQQVKARTAQLEAINQELEAFSSLVSHDLRTPLRYINSFAERLQGQLNSTANASSLQTLNIIIKSALQAEKMVDDLLEFSRLGQTEMRTTTVMISELVQQVQQQLQPELVERSLHWQIEPLPQVKGDPVLLRLVVQNLLSNAVKYTRNNTEAAITIGSIEHELEVIVYVKDNGAGFDMKYRDRLFSMFQRLHSQEEFAGTGVGLATARRIIHRHSGRIWAEGAINQGATFYFALPKY from the coding sequence ATGTCAGCACTCCAGTTTCTCTTGCTTGAAGCCAATCCACGTGATGCAGAATTGGTGGAAGCTACGCTGATCGCAGGTGGCATTGACTGCGTATTATTGCAGATAGAAACTTGTGCTGATTTACTTGCAATATTGGAAGCAGACAATGCTATCAACCTGATTTTGGCAGATTATGCGGTGTCTGGTAGTGATGAAATAACGGCACTGACGATCGCTCGTCGTCTACGTCCTGACATACCGTTTATTTTCATCTCTGGTATTTTGGGGGAAGAATTAGCGATCGCCGCCATCCAACAGGGAGCGACAGATTATGTACTCAAGCAGCGGTTAGAACGGTTGGTGTCGGCGGTACAGCAAGCATTGCACACAGCACAAGTACACCGTGAGCAACAGCGAACCCAGGAAGTATTACAAAAAACAGAAGCTTATTTTCGAGCGATCGCTAACTTAGTGCCTGATATGCTGTGGCGCAATGATACCAGAGGTAACACCGCTTGGTATAACCAGCGCTGGTTAGATTATACCGGGCAGACGATGGAAGAAGCACAAGGTTACGGCTGGTTAGAGGTGATTCATCCCGAAGACCGCGCCCAATCCCTCGCTAACTTTCAAAACTCGGTGAATGAGCGCTGTCTCCTCAGACAAGAACACCGCATCCGTGACACCAAAGGCAACTATCGTTGGTTCTTAGTTCAAACCTATCCGGTGCTAGATGCCAACGGCAACATCATTCAGTGGTTTGGCGCCGCTAGTGATATTCATGAGCAGCGTCTAGCGCTGGAGTCGTTACGTGCATCGGAGGAAAAATACCGTACACTCTTCAACATCACCAATCGCAAACTGGCAGAAGAACAATTGCGCCGCGCTGCCAAATTTGATGAATTTCGTGTGGCTCTGAGCGATGCTTTGCGCCCCCTCACCGACCCGATTGAAATTCAAAGGGCGGCGATGCGCGTTATCGGTGAATGTCTGCAACTTGACCGCGTGATGTATGGCGAAATTAATGAGCAGGAAGATGAGTGTGTAATTGCTGATAATTACGTAGCCAACGACGCTCCCAAATTTGTTGGGCGATTCCGCTGCGAAGACTTCGGTCAGATCATCGATAGACTCCGTACTGGCGAAGTGAGTTTCATTTGCGACATGAACGACGATGAAGAGGTGTCAGCATTGGAGCGGCAATCATTTAGTGCCTTCGGCATTTTGGCGGCGATCGGCGTTCCCCTGATTAAAGCTGGACGCTGGGTTTCTACTCTCGGTGCCCATAGTTTTCGCCCCCGGAAATGGAGCGAGGACGATATTCTCTTGCTGCGGGAAACAGCAGAGCGCACATGGGATGCAGTCGAACGCGCCCGCGCCGAAGCCGCCGTCGCCGCCGACCTCGAAGATACCCAGTTATTGCATAATCTGGCGACGCGGCTCGTCAGAGCAGACGACATTGAGACGCTTTATCAAGAGATTGTCACAACCGCGATCGCTCTGATGCGATCAGCTGCTGGCTCATTACAAATTCTGGATGAAGCGACACAGGAACTGGTGCTGCTCGCCACCCAGGGATGTAGTCGTACGTTCGCCGAGCATTTCTATCGCCTTGACGCGAGTTACAGCACCTCTTGTGGAATGGCTCTTTCCCAGGGCAAGCGTGTCTTTGTTAATTTCGATACACCTCTTGATGCCGATAATGATGATGTTAGTAGGCGAATGCATCTGGACGCAGGGCTGGTGTGTGCTCAGTCAACCCCGCTGATTGCTCGTTCAGGTAAAGCCATCGGCATGGTTTCCACCCATTGGAGCGAACACCACCGACTGAGCGATCGCGAACTGCGGTTTCTTGATTTACTCGCCCGCCAAGCCGCCGATGTTCTTGAGCAGCGACAAGCCCAAGCTAAGGAAATGCAACTTATCCAAGAACAAGCAGCCCGTGAACAAGAGCGTCAAAGGGCTGAGTCTTTGGCTGAGTTAGACCGCACCAAAACCGCTTTTTTCAGCAACGTTTCCCACGAGTTTCGCACTCCGCTGACCTTGATACTCAGTTTGTTAGAAGAGGCGTTGTTGAGTTTAAACTCAGAAGACGAGCAAGCAAAATCACCTCCATCCATTGTCCAGGAACAATTACAGGTCGTACACCGCAACAGCCTCCGCCTTTTAAAACTGGTGAATACCCTACTGGATTTTTCCCGCATCGAAGCTGGTCGCCTGAAAACACACTACCAACCTACCAATTTATCTAGTTATACGGCTGAACTGGCAAGTCTTTTCCGCTCGGCAATTGAGAAAGCTAATTTACAATTAATCGTTGATTGTCCTCCCCTCCCCGCACCTGTTGACATTGACCGGGAAATGTGGGAGAAAATTGTCCTCAATCTCCTTTCCAATGCCTTAAAATTTACCTTCGAGGGGAGGATTTCTATCTCCCTTAAAGTCAACACAGCTAACGAAGTAGAATTGATCGTCAGCGACACAGGGGTGGGGATTGTTGAATCAGAACTGCCTCACTTGTTTGAGAGATTCTATCAAGTCAAAGGAGCCAATGGTCGCAGCTACGAAGGTTCAGGCATTGGTTTATCTCTGGTGCAAGAACTGATCAAGCTCCACGGCGGCGCGATCGCTGTCACTAGTGCTGTAGAAGTCGGCACAAGCTTCACTGTTACTATCCCCATCGGCACGGCTCATGCAATTGAAGGAGATACTTCTACACAAGCAGCGACGGCTGTCACGGCGAATGCTTTTGTTGAAGAAGCATGGAGCTGGCTACCTGAAGAAAGCGAGAGCGTTCCCGTTTCCAGTGAGAGTGTTCTCGTTGCAAGTGAGAGCGTTCTCGTTGCAAATGAGACCGTTCCCGTTCCCAGTGAGAGCGTTCTCGTTTCCAGTGAGAGCGTTCCCGTTCCCAGTGAGAGCGTTCTCGTTGCAAGTGAGACCGTTCCCGTTGCAAGCGAGACCGTTCCCGTTGCAAGTGAGACCGTTCAAGCTCAAAACTCCAAGAAAGCACATATTTTGCTCGTGGATGACAATGCTGACATGCGCGATTACGTCCACAGACTCTTAAGCAGTCGTTATGACGTGACTACAGTTGCGGATGGCGTCGCCGCTTTGGCTGCTGCTCAACAGTCATCATTTGACCTCGTGTTGAGTGACATTATGATGCCCAAAATGGACGGATTTGAGTTGCTGCGATCGCTCCGATCTGACCCACACACCCGCGCCATGCCGATAATTTTGCTCTCTGCTCGCGCTGGCGAAGAATCAAGGGTGGAGGGGTTAGAAACTGGGGCTGATGACTACCTAGTTAAACCCTTCTCAGCGCGAGAACTGTTAGCGCGAGTGGATGTCAACATCAAACTAGTACAAATGCGGCGCGAAGCTGTATACAGAGAACAAGTGATGCAGGCAATACAGACGCTGAACGAACGCTTAGAGCAACAAGTAAAAGCCCGCACAGCCCAACTAGAAGCTATTAACCAAGAACTAGAAGCCTTTTCTTCCTTAGTATCCCACGACTTGCGAACACCTTTGCGCTACATCAACAGCTTTGCCGAACGATTGCAAGGCCAGCTCAATTCTACCGCCAATGCATCCAGTTTGCAGACCCTCAACATCATCATCAAATCTGCTCTCCAGGCAGAAAAAATGGTAGATGACCTACTGGAATTTTCGCGCCTAGGACAGACAGAAATGCGTACCACAACGGTTATGATCAGTGAGCTGGTGCAGCAGGTACAGCAACAATTACAACCGGAACTAGTAGAGCGATCGCTCCATTGGCAAATAGAACCATTACCACAGGTCAAAGGCGACCCGGTGCTACTGCGCTTAGTGGTGCAAAACCTGCTGTCAAACGCGGTGAAATACACACGCAATAACACTGAAGCTGCCATCACTATCGGTAGCATTGAACACGAGCTAGAAGTGATTGTTTATGTCAAAGACAACGGTGCAGGATTCGACATGAAATACCGCGATCGCCTATTCAGTATGTTTCAACGGCTGCATTCCCAAGAAGAATTTGCTGGTACCGGCGTCGGTCTAGCCACAGCCCGGCGCATCATTCATCGCCACAGCGGGCGCATCTGGGCAGAAGGAGCCATCAACCAAGGCGCAACATTCTATTTCGCACTCCCGAAGTATTGA
- the leuD gene encoding 3-isopropylmalate dehydratase small subunit: MVSEVKTVSGRGIPLIGDDIDTDRIIPARYLKAITFDGLGAGVFIDDRQALNGQHPFDQPQYQGAKILVVNRNFGCGSSREHAPQALAKWGIQALVGESFAEIFFGNCTAMGIPCVTSDAANIEKLQQLIAAHPQAEVTVNLEILQVQIQDFTAAVAIGEGTRSTFISGTWDACGQLVANADKVRVTAGKLPYVAWGNPN; encoded by the coding sequence ATGGTCAGCGAAGTTAAAACAGTTTCCGGTCGTGGTATACCCTTAATTGGCGACGACATCGACACCGATCGCATTATTCCCGCCCGCTATTTAAAAGCAATCACCTTTGACGGTTTAGGAGCAGGTGTATTCATAGACGACCGCCAAGCCCTCAACGGTCAACACCCCTTCGACCAACCCCAATATCAAGGAGCGAAAATCCTAGTTGTTAATCGCAACTTCGGTTGCGGTTCATCACGGGAACATGCACCCCAAGCTCTAGCTAAATGGGGAATTCAAGCCCTCGTTGGCGAAAGCTTCGCCGAAATCTTCTTTGGTAACTGCACCGCCATGGGTATACCATGTGTCACCAGCGACGCAGCCAACATTGAAAAACTACAACAATTAATAGCCGCTCATCCCCAAGCGGAGGTAACAGTCAATCTAGAAATTTTACAAGTGCAGATTCAAGACTTTACTGCTGCGGTAGCGATTGGTGAAGGTACCAGAAGTACGTTTATTTCCGGGACTTGGGATGCTTGCGGTCAGCTAGTAGCTAACGCTGATAAAGTTCGCGTAACAGCGGGGAAACTACCTTATGTAGCTTGGGGAAATCCAAATTAG
- the modA gene encoding molybdate ABC transporter substrate-binding protein — protein sequence MNRRRILSWIGTAIASLLIFTTLPTFAPSPVTAQSSTTLLVSAAASLKETLEEIKPLYQQTQPSINVNYNFGASGALLQQIEQGAPVDVFISAAKRQVDILETKRLLLPGTRANIARNRLVLVVPNNVVGVGSFYNLKDANIKKIAIGEPRSVPAGQYAEQVLKKLKILPDVKSKLVYANNVRQVLAAVESGNADAGLVYATDAKISDKVKIVVAADEKYHSAIVYPAAVLKSSKNANAAKEFVQFLSSNQAKAVLKKYGFLLPS from the coding sequence ATGAACAGAAGACGAATTTTATCTTGGATTGGTACAGCGATCGCTAGCTTATTAATCTTTACAACTTTACCAACTTTTGCCCCTTCTCCCGTAACAGCACAGTCAAGCACTACACTGCTGGTATCTGCAGCAGCCAGCTTAAAAGAGACGTTAGAAGAAATTAAGCCTCTTTATCAACAAACTCAACCCAGTATCAACGTTAATTATAACTTCGGGGCTTCTGGTGCTTTATTACAACAAATTGAGCAGGGCGCGCCTGTAGATGTTTTTATTTCTGCTGCTAAAAGACAAGTTGATATCTTAGAAACAAAAAGACTGTTGTTACCAGGAACTCGTGCAAACATTGCCAGGAATCGTTTAGTTTTAGTAGTACCTAACAATGTTGTGGGTGTTGGCAGCTTTTACAATTTGAAAGATGCCAATATAAAAAAAATCGCTATTGGTGAACCGAGGAGTGTTCCCGCAGGACAATATGCCGAGCAAGTTCTAAAGAAATTAAAGATTTTGCCAGATGTCAAGTCCAAATTGGTTTATGCTAACAATGTCCGCCAAGTACTTGCAGCAGTAGAAAGTGGTAATGCTGATGCGGGTTTAGTTTACGCCACTGATGCCAAAATTTCTGATAAAGTGAAAATCGTGGTAGCGGCTGATGAAAAATATCACTCGGCGATTGTTTATCCCGCAGCAGTACTTAAAAGCAGCAAAAACGCTAATGCAGCTAAAGAATTTGTCCAGTTTTTATCTAGCAATCAAGCTAAAGCTGTATTGAAAAAATACGGCTTTCTCCTACCCTCATAG